Genomic window (Nymphaea colorata isolate Beijing-Zhang1983 chromosome 1, ASM883128v2, whole genome shotgun sequence):
GTTAACAGCTACCATCGCTTAATCTGAAAATGGGCATTGCCATGATAATACCTCTTCCTAAGTGGTTTTCTCTCAAGATATGACAAGTCAACATACAATTACTATTGTCCATTAGCTCTAACTTAAGGTATTTCTTGATAGAGTATGACACTTTTTTAACTTCACGTTGTtccaacaaaaattcaaaaacgcTGAGAATTTCAGAATGAGAATGAAATTGTTGTTTAAGCAAACAAATTGGGTTATTGTTAATAGAAAATGTATGAAGTAGCAATTGCATGTTATTCCTTTTTTAACagcaaataaaatacataagGAGATATAAGTCACTATGCTGTTTATCTATCCCTATTTGGAATCATGGATGATGGGAAGTTTGGAAATTGTAATTTCTTGCCCTAGTTCATTAGCTCCAAAACATTTGCCTCTAGCAATAATACTTTTGAAAGTGGCTCATTTAGAAGCTGCCTTATAAGATGACTTTCATTACTAGAATTCTCTTATTGTAGTAACTATGCAATGGAACATGTTCCCTCATTATACAAATCAATATGACAACGAGCCTTTTGTAAGCAACCTCTATGGCAACTGGGTCAAGATCATGCAGGAAGGTTGCTACTATACAATTCAAGTAAATTGatttccaaaaatttaaaaagacaTGCAAAAATATGGGTTCTCCTCTATGGTTCTCCTTATGAGtaatataatacataaaaaattttgtggatTCTTgtaatgaatatttttatcagGATTATCAACATGCTTAATTAACACAAGCATACAAATACATACTATATTCAAAGTGAGGTTatcaaaaactttaattttgatatattccattttttatGTGTACTAATTATGCCTTTGCTTCTTTGCTGGTTGCATTTTGAATTATGTCAAACAGttacattttattttagaagtttcattttcttacattttttttgttttcctttcttttctagcTCTTGTCCCTGCATGGTGTGATATTTAAATCATGGTGGCTGCTGGTCATAGGCCAAAAATGGATAGACATTATCAACATGCTCAGTTCTTTGACTTCTGTTAGTGCATTCCACATACTTAACAGCACTTTTTAGTACGTGTTCatgtttttcataaattttatatgtacCTTGTAGTAATTCATCTTTTATTGCCACATGTTCTATGTTACCCCCTCCATTAACAAACTGACCTCAGGACTGCCGATGTCCAAAAGTGTTTTTGGCAACATAAATATAGGAAGTATTTGTAGGATATCATCCAACGCAACATGAATATGACAATATACTTTGTCTTGATATTGGTTGTCAACTAAGGTAGTCTACTTGTGCTGCTTGAATGGGTACATGTTTTATATTTCAACAATACCTAATAGAATAAAGCTTGCTAATTACTCCTAACATGAATGtgattttcatgtttaatttgtAGTATTGTTCATTTAGGATTTTAGTTCAGATTAGATGAGTACCTAcattatgtttttgaattttaggGCTTCAAACAAATATTAAATTCCTTATGACTGCAATGACACATGTGCTGCAATAATGCCTTCTAATTACTCCTAAATGGGAATGTGTTTCTCGTTTGTTTGATCAAATGAGTCGTTGAATTATGTATTAGATTGAAACGGCACCTAGTTTATATTGTTTCTGAGTTTTGGGGAACAAACAAATGGCAAgtttcttatgttgattttatgCATGAATTGAACAACACTTTGATTATTTGGTGGCAGATATGTCAAGATAGAGATTTGGAATAAATGGCCATTTGCCAAATGAATTAAGCTATTTGCATATTCACAAGTGGGTTTTTTGTGCTCATGTACCTAAATGTATAGTTCTTAAAGTCAGATGAATGCTATAAGATCCAGATTTAGTTAATACCTCTCAATCTACCTATTACCATAGGATTTCTTGATTTGCCAATTTTTAATCCCTTGATGTCTGCTTCTCTTTTGATCTTTACATTTCTTTATCCCTTTCTATTCTTGCCTCTCTTTTGATTTCTAgatctctacctctctctctctctttctctctttctctttctctctcattgtaTTCCAACAATGCAGCTGACCAATTCGTTGCTTTATTTTGATCACATCCATATATCTTCATCTAACCATAGAAATTTCTAAGTTTCCTTATTGGCCACTACAATAAGGCCATAGGATGTAGCTACTTTTGCACATGCAGCCCTTGCATTAGTATTGACACCAGAGGGCAATTCCATGTCTGCCAATAACTTGTGACAGCTGGAGAGTGCTTCACAAGGTGATAGGTGAAAAGTAGTTATTTTATAGCCAAATGTTTCTAGAGGTGATGAAAGCTTTGAGAAGTAGTTGTCACAAGAAATTGTGGAAGATGGTTTTATAGTTGAACTATCTGTTGTAGCAATGAAAGTGAAACTATTTGTTGATCATGAAGAACTTTATATATTGGCACGTCCATGTGGAGATTATGGATGGCAAGGAATCACACTATAGTGACAAGAAGATGGGGGCTCTTAAGTGCAAAGCCAACAAGATCTAGAGGCATTGAGTCCTTTTCAGCCTTTCAGAATCTGGTAGAGGCTAGTGAATCACTAAAATTTTAGCTGTCCATTGGCAATTTAGTAGGTAGGTGGCCACATATTCTTTAGGGCAATTTTTGTGTGCAAGTGGCTTTCAAATTTGTAGGAGTTGAGAAATTCACAACTTTGGGTATGCACAAATATGACAACATGCAGACTGACTCAAGAAAGTTCAGTATCTATACGAATGGACTAATGCCAGAAACCTGGGCTCTTGAGAAAGTCCTCGCCTCTCAAGACCTCATCCAAGTTAATCAGGTCCTATTGATCCCCAATCAGAATGAATGGAGAAGCTAGATTCAGGCACATGCAGAGGGTAGAGGGTTGATTCACAATAAGTTCCTTGCAGTTGTCGAGGCAATTCACAAAGTTTCAGTTTTTGCAGATGATCTAGCTCTAGAGATTTTGTCTATCATCAAGTAGTATTAGGCCATTTTTGCTTTGTCTTTCTGGTCCATTATTTTTGGTTTGGAGCACCTTTTGGCTTCCTCTATTGAAGTATAGCTCTATTCTTAAACTTTTGTTATAGCTAGTCGTTGTTGCTTGATAAAAGATAGGAGGCTAGCCTCTAGTAGGGTTGTTTCAGAACTATTATCAACCATGAGGCATGTTGCAACCTATGCTCCTTTAAAATGGTTCATATATCATGTAATTTATGTTTTAGAGAGATGATATTTATCCTACCTTCATTAACCATGTCAATAACATCTAAATCATTTTACTTAAATTGGAAAACTAATGAATGATGGACTTTTGTTTTTCCTCTAGTAGTGACCAAACTTGTACAGACTTTGCATCTTGATGAGCTTTTGTTTCACTTAATCTCTTCTTCCTTTGAAGTTGTCGGCTGATCTATTGAAGAATGTACTCAATTACATGTATGCATTCATGTTGACTTCTTCTCCTTTGTTCAAGAAAGGATAGAAGCTGATATTAATTAGTTGTGGAGGAGTCACATCTTTAACTTGCAAGTCAAATGCCTACCTTCCATCTCAATGTTGTACCAAGATCAATAGAATTGTAAAACACACTCATTAATATGATGATATGGTATTTATTGTAGATTAGGATCTTAAGCAGTGAGAAGACAGCACCTTATTGAATCATTTGTTGACATGAATATGCTTTTCTCCTGAATTAATCTTCTTAGAAAATTTCCTCTGAGAAGCTATGAAGTTACTCATGGTTCTTTTCTTAGTTAGATGATGCATTTTGGTCTTTTGTATCCTAACAGAATGTACAAAGTATATTTGAAGTTGACAATGAAATCTTTTTTTTAGGACTCGTGACACTAGATGGAGTGACTTAGGCTATCTTTTACCTCTTGCAGTTGTTCCCTACATATTTTTATTGTAAACTTTCTTCACCAATTTATTGCTACTCTGGTCCACTTTCATATTCTCACTAATCAATGAAGTATGCTAGTTTTTCCTAGCTTCAAGTATCTTAGCCTCTTGTTGCTTTCAATCCTCTTGCATGTGCCATAGCCATCTAAGAGCATCAAAAATAGGTTTGGCCTAAGCACATGCTCAAATAGAAGAGTCCTTGCTAGAAAATGGGACTTTGGGCAGTGGAAGATGTGGATTCCTTaaatatgttatttattttggtttatTGTGAATATCTTGGAGATAACCTTAAGAGCTGTCGATTGTGAAAATATCAGTTTTATGATCACCTATATTCCCCTCTTTAGAGGTCATCTTTCTCTTTAATTAAGTACGATGCATGTTCCTATTTGCAACTGATCATATTTAGAACTATTTTTCCTCTTAAACGAAATTATTTGTCACCCTTCATTAAGTTGCTTATTTTAGATAACTTAGAATTCTTGAATAGCTGAGCAATGTTGAATAAACTTGGTGATATTTGTGTAACAGAATTTTTCTGTTCTCATTGAGCATGATGTGTGCTTCTTGGTCCTTGGTTCCTTTGGCCTTTTTCTATGCTTTTAAAGCCatcaatttctctttcttcttgcttgtaCCTTATACTAAAATGATATGCTTTTGTTTTGCAGCACACATGCCTACTTTTGTCATCATGAACATATTTGTTTGTAGGActtcttttcattgtttgtgttcatttttttgcattttccaAGGGTGACTGCCCTTTTTGTTAACCGTATGGTTCTAATTGCTTCGGGACTActatttcttctttgttttcattatcATTGAAGAATCCTTGCTTCGCTTGACTTTTTATAATGGTATTCTTGACAAAGTGGTGACGGATCAGTGGCAACACCTACTATTATTAGTCGAGACACTTGCAAAGACAAATGCTCTAAAGCAGGAAACTATTAGTAGATCTTGGGTAAGCACGGCAGCCATGTTCCAAAGTAAACAAAATCATAGAAGAAAActctcttatttcttttctaCTGCCATCTATAACTATTttaagaattccatgaattttattctctctctttcccatgACCTAACCCCAATCCTGCCccatgtgcgtgtgtgtgtgtgtgtggctgGGTTTACTGTTCCTAAAATTGATATTGATACTAATAAGGTGTATACTAGGAATGATGTGAGTACTGTTCCTTTATATATGTTCAAAtgtatttgaaattttaaattttaagaacaTATTGATTCCTAGTGAATCTTCATTAGGGATGGGTCGTAACCATTCCTAATGATTTAGGAACACCATCCTTATGAATGTTATATAGATGGTTGCCTAGTTGTTTCTAATTACTTTCAAAACTTGCCCATACTATTAGGAATGGTTCCTAGCCAATCCTAAAAATGATATGTTGGGTACATCCATCATGCAGCAACGGGACAAAGATTTTATGAAGGCATCATGTATTGTAGAGACCACCATCAACAAATATTGATCATTCACCTTGAGGCTGGGGCAATATAGTGCAATCAAGTGGCAAGGTACGGCTCACACTTAAGGGTCTGAGGTTCGAATCATGTGGTTGTTATCACACTTCTTGTGTGTTACTCTTCTAAACTGCAAAATATTGACTAGTGTGAAACTAGAGTTGAAGGACATACCATAGGTCAACCTAAGCCCTGAGTCAAGCTAAATCCTTAGACTCATAAGGGTATGGCCTTGGAGGTCTTACTCCAAATGCGGTTTCacctaaataaacattaaaaaacaaacaaatattgGTTATTAGAGCGCAAGAAATTTGGGCTAGATAAGGAAGTCCAGCAACTATATATGGCTTAGGGATCTCAAGATCCATACATAAATAACTCTCCATGAATCAAGAACTTAAAATGGAAAGAGAGGTATTGCCAATATGCACCAGATAATACTCAACAGCACTATCAAAGAGGGGGATATCATGTCAGAAACTCTAAAAAATGTtattcaaaacattttttatgcattCCATGAGGTTCATTTCCCACCATCGAACATTTGGAATGAAACAGAAGGCTCTGTTCCAATGCATTCTGTTGGGCAGCCAAATATGATATATGCCGAAGGGTTTGACATTGCCTACAAGGGATTGAGTATAGGTCTCCCCATGGAACTCTTTCTGAACAAACTCAGAGTGATACCAGCCATTCATCTATCTACAGTTCCATTTTGATCGTTCGATGCCAATCTGTGCCACGCATTAATGATGCTCATCTGTAGGGTCAGCCGGTTGACGCAGCAGCTACAGCGCAGTGACATCATGCAACTGCTGTTGCTGTGCATGTGATTAATGGCATCACAAGGCCGAGGCATGAATTCCGTTGGTTCTATTCTTCAGTAGCATCACTTTTTCCAAATTCGTTCCGACCTGATCCTTTCTTCTTGCAGCTCCGTGTATCTCAAAAATGCGGCTGTCCTACTTTTGTGGCTAGGCAGTAAAAGCAGCAGAAGTGAAACTTTGGGTTTGACTTATATGCACTTTTCCCTCTggagatgagaaaaaaaagggagcAAGTAAATTCTGTTCTATTTTGAAGTTTAAGCTGTTGtctatgacttttttttctcttcctcactTGCACATAGCTTTCCGTCGCCAAGAAAAGTTTCCAAAGCAAGAATATATACAGGTAGAAATTAAAGGTACAAAAAGTGAGGTTCTTTAAACGGCGGCCTCCACTAAAACTGGAGGAAAAATAATTAGATGCATGAAACAACGGAAACTCTCATGATCTTTCCAAAGTACAAAAGGGTGTTCGActaattctttttccttttagaaaGAAGGCAAATCAATTAAACGGTGAATCTATGATCCGTTCGCATTGGACGATGTTGAGAAAATCAGTACTTAGTTCCTTTATTTAATGGGGATCAATAATGTTTCCAAAACATGGCAGTGCAGAAGGAACTAATATGTTTCAGCATCATCATGAATAGGTAGTCATTATACCAAGCAAATACTTTGGTTAATTGCTTCCCATCCAAAAATGAGATTGATTATACATTAAATTTCTCTTTTAGGCATAACATGGCCAGTAAACATCTCTGAAAATCAACAGTAACTCCTGAGCCACTGAATCAATTGGAAATTCATGATTTGCTATTGATGCATGGAAACCATGGGAGGCTACCAGAGAGAAGCTTGTTGCCCGACCCTTTTAGTTTCTGCAaacttaagaaaataaatatggTGGTTCACAAATTAATTAGATACACATAGCCACTTGAGAAGAAACTAGGCAAGTGTTAATCAAAGTTGTTACATAAGATGATGACAACCATGATGCATGACAATCACATGACGGGTATGCCTGCTAAAGTTTATTTTGAGGATACAATTTATCAAACagtaaagaaaaatgtgaagaaaattGAAGTATTCGACACAGCAACTGGTTACCAAACGAAAAAACGGAAGAACTAAATACACGTGGCTTGGGAAAATGGATCAGAAGATCAGAAAAAGAAGCAAGCTGATATTATTGCCTCTCGAAATTTAGGCGATAGTCAGAAACATGCATAGTGAGTTTAATTAGAAATTTTGAGCTTTTCTCCAGGCCTGAATATCTATTTGTTTAGCAACTCACAGTGGATATGGGCACATAAACATGCAAACCTCCATTGTTCTTCAGAAAAACTGaaacattaatgaaaaaaagggagagagaagaattcCTAGAATTTaatccatatccaaaatatTTCGAACCAATCCTAAAAACCAacatggagaaaagaaaaggacaaaccCCATCTTTGGTATTGATAGTAAAAATATGAAGGTGCTTCTAGATCCAATACCCCGAATACTCCATTCATGGATCCTATACAAATGGCATCCggaaaattcaaaagaaacaaCTCTTTTccatcctttttgtttttccctttccaTGTCTATAACCTCTATTGCTCCATCTGCGTCTTGTGATCTAAAGAGTTAGCCGTTTAGAACAGGTGGTGGTCGGTTTCTATTGGAAACAATGAAGATTCTGAGAAGTCCGAAGAACCCATATGGAGGAGACGGGCAACGAAGCTGTCTATGTCACCAAGATCCTGTTCGAAGCTGGAACTGTCGATTCTCCATGAgatctcttcctcctcctcctctttgaCGGCCTTAGCGGCTACGGTTTCTGCTTCAACTGCTGctggtgatgatgaagacgatgGTCCATCTGACGTGATATCGGATTGCTGCTGTTTCTTTGCGGATTTTCGCGTCGACTTGGAGGTGGCGGGCGTCGGCTTCCCTGTGAGTTTCTGAACCAGTTCTCGGAAATTGGCAGGGTCTGTTTTGATTATCTCCGGTGAAAAAACGTGAATGATTCTGACGGCAGGTGATGGGAGCTTGGTTGTAGTTGCCCCTCCTGTTCTTGGttttgtgatggtgtgagaatCTCTGCATGCGCCCAACATGGTGCTTGGCCTGTCGCCGCCGGGATCTCGCCGGCGGCTCAATTCATCGTCCATCTGAGAAAgagagatcagagagagagagagagagagatgaaggtGTGTTATTACATTCCGCAGCTGTTTTGTCATATATAGGCGTTTGCTTTTGAGAgaagggggaagagagagagaggatcctGTGAGCGCGTTGGCTTCGATTGATGAAGCGGGCGGGTcaagaaatatctcaaaataATGACATGCAGACATATAATGACACCACTTCTTGCTTGCCCTCCtagtttttacattttttattctttcgaTTAGCTGTATGATAAGTTTTTAGAATATAACAACGACCTTCACATCGTTGTCCACTTATAGATGTTAGAATTTACGAAACTTTTGTTCTGGAGGACCACCCTTTCGTCTTAATTGCAAGTATGGATCTCAGATTTTCATCTTGTTACTGTCGAATAAGGGtccatatatatttctatttccCTTTAAAACAAGCTAAAACATAAGCTAATTGAGGGCCCGTTTGAATATCTGAAACTTTACTGCAGAGGAGGAACAAAAGTTCGAAAGTTTCATtatgaaacaaatgaagaacTCAACACCCAAGACCTTCCCTGTAGTTGTGAAACTTTATTTTTGAgcaatttattttttaccaTTGAAgtgcatatattttttaaaatttattgttcTTGAACTACTTTTAGAAACAAATGGAATTTAAGTTCCATGCACAAACAAATATAGTACTGAAATACTGGAAATAGACGTTCTAAGAAATCAAACTAATGGGGATATATGGATGGTGGAACAAAAATTCTACCAAACAAGGTACCCGATACTAAATACTCAGCATTCTAGTTCCAGGTATTCAATCAATAGCTTAAGGAAGTTAAAATTATGCTTTTCTTGTATAAGAGGGAGAATGCTAATTTAAGTTATACTGTGAGAAAACTTTAACTTTCACATGCTTGTATATGTTATCGATTCAATTTGCAGTTGCCAACTAAAGAGAGCTAATTAGAAGCGTCCGATAACGATGCCATAAAAATAAAACGGATACATAGTTTAAGGGCGTTTGGTGTCCACGCTTCCATCAACTGGCCTCAAGTCTGACTAAACAAATGGACACAGCCTCTCATCGTACGAAGCAAAATAATGTCATACTTTTAACAACAGGCAAACCTGTCACACCGATTAATTTTCCACTCACTAGACATTAATAAACCTGTTGTCCCCACTGatggagccagaattttttagcTGACGAGTCATCAACCTAGGTATGGTGTGCATACTCTATGTAATATTTGAATCATTATAGTGGAATTTTAAGTCCTTtaggtaatttttttattcttcatgTGGGCAGTGGCCTGTACCAGCTTTCAGGGGGGGTAGATCAGAGGGGAGGCAAGAGCTTGGACCCTCctcaaaaaaatttttaaaagaaaatttacatataaattttttaaaaaaatatgtaaaaactttaaaatatttcagttcctatcaaaattttgaaactataattgaactctcctcataaaaaattattaacttaGTATTCACCAGCCTCCAGCTCTGTCTCTcatgtttttcatctttcaaaattAATCATCCTCTGCGGCCCCCAACTCTTGGGCATTTTTAATTCCGATCACAAAAGTGTCGTTTTCTGCTGATCCTTACGTACATCAGGTGACGATCCTTCCATTGGGTCGTCCCCGAACATGCAGCTTATCCCACAACATCAAGTCACCAACAAGCCAACCTCACCACCCGTTTTCACCAACAATGCAATTTGACAACTAAGGCATCCCATTTTGGCACCCGGCACGCGCGTAATACTAACGGCAAAAAACATTAATTCTATCGTCTCCGTGTGAGCCATAAGCGGGTGGGTTGATGTCAACTGCCC
Coding sequences:
- the LOC116245914 gene encoding VQ motif-containing protein 25-like; protein product: MDDELSRRRDPGGDRPSTMLGACRDSHTITKPRTGGATTTKLPSPAVRIIHVFSPEIIKTDPANFRELVQKLTGKPTPATSKSTRKSAKKQQQSDITSDGPSSSSSPAAVEAETVAAKAVKEEEEEEISWRIDSSSFEQDLGDIDSFVARLLHMGSSDFSESSLFPIETDHHLF